A part of Streptomyces sp. DSM 40750 genomic DNA contains:
- a CDS encoding VOC family protein produces the protein MSPKPPTIHSLTFDCTGDPYDLGLFWSELLGRPLADDDKPGDPEALIADPAGGPRLLFVRVPEGKSAKNRLHFDLKPHGRTRAEEVERALALGARVIADHTRPDGGGWVLMADPEGNEFCVERGELG, from the coding sequence TTGAGCCCCAAGCCCCCCACCATCCACAGCCTCACCTTCGACTGCACCGGCGACCCGTACGACCTCGGCCTCTTCTGGAGCGAACTGCTCGGCCGGCCGCTGGCCGACGACGACAAGCCCGGTGATCCGGAGGCGCTGATCGCGGATCCGGCCGGGGGGCCCAGGCTGCTGTTCGTCCGGGTGCCCGAGGGCAAGTCGGCGAAGAACCGGCTCCACTTCGATCTGAAGCCGCACGGCCGCACCCGTGCCGAGGAGGTCGAGCGGGCGCTCGCGCTGGGCGCCCGTGTGATCGCGGACCACACCCGCCCCGACGGCGGCGGCTGGGTCCTCATGGCCGACCCCGAGGGCAACGAATTCTGTGTGGAGCGGGGCGAATTGGGTTGA
- a CDS encoding peptide ABC transporter substrate-binding protein codes for MRGATHARWIAGAAAVALAATACGGGEDDGGSGSGDTGAVLSSSWGDPQNPLEPANTNEVQGGKVLDMIFRGLKRYDPRTGEAKDMLAEEIETTDSQNFTITIKDGWTFSNGEKVTAKSFVDAWNYGASLKNNQRNAYFFEYIEGYDKTHPAEGEQTADTLSGLKVVDDKTFTVKLTQKFSTFPDTLGYNAFAPLPQSFFTDHDAWLSKPVGNGPYAVDSYTKGSQLSVRKWDDYPGEDKARNGGVDLKVYTDNNTAYTDLMAGNLDLVDDVPAAQLKNVEADLGDRYINTPAGIIQTLAFPFYDETWGKDGMEKVREGLSRAIDRDQITDTIFQKTRTPATDWTSPVLGEEGGYKEGLCGDACEYDPDAAKKLIEEGGGLPGGQVKITYNADTGSHKQWVDAVCNSVNNALDNDKACVGNPVGTFADFRNQITERKMSGPFRAGWQMDYPLIQNFLQPLYYTNASSNDGKWTNAEFDKLVDEANAESDTATAVEKFQQAEEVVRDNMAAIPLWYQNGSAGYSERLSDVSLNPFSVPVYDQIKVS; via the coding sequence ATGCGTGGAGCCACGCACGCCCGATGGATCGCCGGTGCGGCGGCGGTGGCTCTCGCCGCGACCGCCTGCGGGGGCGGGGAGGACGACGGCGGCAGCGGCAGCGGTGACACCGGCGCCGTGCTCAGCTCCTCGTGGGGGGACCCGCAGAACCCGCTGGAGCCGGCCAACACCAACGAGGTGCAGGGCGGCAAGGTGCTCGACATGATCTTCCGCGGGCTGAAGCGGTACGACCCCAGGACCGGTGAGGCGAAGGACATGCTCGCCGAGGAGATCGAGACGACCGACTCGCAGAACTTCACCATCACCATCAAGGACGGCTGGACCTTCAGCAACGGCGAGAAGGTCACCGCGAAGTCCTTCGTGGACGCCTGGAACTACGGGGCGAGTCTGAAGAACAACCAGCGGAACGCGTACTTCTTCGAGTACATCGAGGGCTACGACAAGACCCATCCCGCCGAGGGCGAGCAGACCGCCGACACCCTCTCCGGGCTGAAGGTCGTCGACGACAAGACCTTCACGGTCAAGCTCACCCAGAAGTTCTCGACCTTCCCCGACACCCTCGGCTACAACGCCTTCGCCCCGCTGCCCCAGTCGTTCTTCACCGACCACGACGCCTGGCTGAGCAAGCCCGTCGGCAACGGCCCGTACGCCGTCGACTCGTACACCAAGGGCTCCCAGCTCTCCGTGCGGAAGTGGGACGACTACCCGGGCGAGGACAAGGCGCGGAACGGCGGCGTGGACCTGAAGGTCTACACCGACAACAACACCGCCTACACCGACCTGATGGCGGGCAACCTCGACCTCGTCGACGACGTCCCCGCCGCCCAGCTGAAGAACGTCGAGGCCGACCTCGGCGACCGGTACATCAACACCCCGGCCGGCATCATCCAGACCCTCGCCTTCCCGTTCTACGACGAGACCTGGGGCAAGGACGGCATGGAGAAGGTCCGCGAGGGCCTGTCCCGGGCCATCGACCGCGACCAGATCACCGACACCATCTTCCAGAAGACCCGCACCCCAGCCACCGACTGGACCTCACCCGTCCTCGGCGAGGAGGGCGGCTACAAGGAGGGCCTGTGCGGTGACGCCTGCGAGTACGACCCGGACGCGGCCAAGAAGCTGATCGAGGAGGGCGGCGGACTGCCCGGCGGCCAGGTCAAGATCACGTACAACGCGGACACCGGCTCCCACAAGCAGTGGGTCGACGCCGTCTGCAACTCCGTCAACAACGCCCTCGACAACGACAAGGCGTGTGTCGGCAACCCGGTCGGCACCTTCGCCGACTTCCGCAATCAGATCACCGAGCGGAAGATGAGCGGGCCGTTCCGCGCCGGCTGGCAGATGGACTACCCGCTCATCCAGAACTTCCTGCAGCCGCTGTACTACACCAACGCCTCCTCCAACGACGGCAAGTGGACCAACGCCGAGTTCGACAAGCTCGTCGACGAGGCCAACGCCGAGTCCGACACGGCGACGGCGGTGGAGAAGTTCCAGCAGGCCGAGGAGGTCGTCCGGGACAACATGGCCGCCATCCCGCTCTGGTACCAGAACGGCAGCGCGGGCTACTCGGAGCGCCTCTCCGACGTTTCGTTGAACCCGTTCAGCGTGCCGGTGTACGACCAGATCAAGGTCAGCTGA